One window of Athalia rosae chromosome 4, iyAthRosa1.1, whole genome shotgun sequence genomic DNA carries:
- the LOC105684377 gene encoding enhancer of split mbeta protein-like isoform X2, with protein sequence MMSYDYPHPVSRTYQYKKITKPLLERKRRARINRCLDELKDLMVDALETEGENISKLEKADILELTVRHLQRLQASRPSGLSSSAIPGEDSSESRWRSGFGHCAAEACRFLTALPGEAADRLARHLASGLHATRQLEVEVSQKSNSPPLSPPTPRSGLVSPRLASLDKTAQLLVPSSVVSPCGSRLTDGSPPPRQSVAPSPRASLHPYSLGKSSVASPCRAHKETTSCVTGSAQQVGKDTPVPGDGLGPSEIPGAEPGPIVVPTVVDEMKVPVADDEEEIDVENIDESDPMWRPW encoded by the exons ATGATGTCGTACGATTATCCGCATCCGGTTTCCAGGACTTATCAATACAAAAAG ATAACCAAACCTCTCCTGGAACGGAAACGACGCGCCCGGATCAACCGCTGCCTGGACGAACTTAAGGACCTCATGGTTGACGCGCTCGAG ACCGAAGGAGAGAACATAAGCAAATTGGAGAAGGCGGATATACTGGAGCTGACCGTACGCCACCTTCAACGGCTTCAGGCCTCTCGGCCGTCCGGACTTTCGTCTTCGGCGATCCCGGGAGAGGATTCGTCCGAAAGCCGATGGAGATCTGGTTTCGGACACTGCGCCGCGGAAGCTTGCAGATTCCTCACGGCTCTTCCCGGGGAAGCGGCCGATCGTCTCGCTCGACATCTCGCATCGGGTCTCCACGCTACCAGGCAATTGGAAGTCGAG GTatctcaaaaatcaaattcaccGCCCCTGTCGCCGCCCACTCCGAGATCTGGTTTGGTTTCTCCGCGGCTAGCGAGTTTGGATAAAACGGCACAACTTTTGGTACCTTCTTCCGTGGTGAGTCCGTGCGGCTCCCGACTCACCGACGGATCTCCGCCGCCCAGACAATCCGTCGCTCCGTCCCCCCGAGCGTCGCTGCACCCTTATTCCCTCGGGAAGAGCAGCGTTGCCTCTCCCTGCAGGGCGCATAAAGAAACGACGTCGTGCGTTACCGGGAGCGCGCAACAGGTCGGTAAGGATACACCGGTACCCGGTGACGGGTTGGGCCCCTCTGAAATTCCAGGTGCTGAGCCGGGCCCAATTGTCGTACCTACAGTCGTCGATGAAATGAAAGTTCCCGTtgccgacgacgaggaggaaatcgacgttgaaaatatcgacgaaAGTGACCCGATGTGGAGACCCTGGTAG